One genomic window of Bradyrhizobium sp. CCGE-LA001 includes the following:
- a CDS encoding response regulator, producing MFRIDFNKLRFLVCDDNPHMRRILRTLLHSFGAREVYEAEDGATALEMYSHYVPDIVITDWAMPIFDGLELAQMIRQPESKGNPYAPIIMLTGHSEKRRVTVARDAGVTEFLAKPISAKGLYQRILNVVANPRPFIKTKTYFGPDRRRNTNSAYMGPERRVGEKHEVLQQPSLLDKARSSI from the coding sequence ATGTTTCGTATCGACTTCAACAAGCTGCGCTTTCTCGTCTGCGACGACAATCCGCACATGCGCCGCATCCTGCGGACGCTGCTGCATTCGTTCGGCGCACGCGAGGTTTACGAGGCCGAGGACGGTGCCACCGCGCTGGAAATGTACAGCCATTACGTGCCCGACATCGTCATCACCGACTGGGCGATGCCGATCTTCGACGGGCTCGAGCTCGCACAGATGATCCGGCAGCCGGAATCGAAGGGCAATCCCTACGCACCGATCATCATGCTGACCGGCCATTCCGAGAAGCGCCGCGTGACGGTGGCGCGCGATGCCGGCGTCACCGAATTCCTGGCCAAGCCGATCTCGGCCAAGGGGCTCTATCAGCGCATCCTCAACGTGGTCGCCAATCCCCGCCCCTTCATCAAGACCAAGACGTATTTCGGCCCGGACCGGCGCCGCAACACCAACTCCGCCTATATGGGCCCGGAGCGCCGCGTCGGCGAAAAGCACGAGGTGCTGCAGCAGCCCTCGCTGCTCGACAAGGCCCGCTCCTCCATCTAG
- a CDS encoding tetratricopeptide repeat protein codes for MRRLSMLLVPGLVSMALAAGPMLTSAYAAGSDEPSPPPKSDSSTKKGKKKSSSISHPKFLAAYRTAYTAIYDRHDYTGAIDQLKSLKRDDVADVANLIGYSYRKLGDYQSSKAYYELALKDDPNHVRTWQYYGLWQLEQGNREQAQYHLNKIASLAGTDSSEYRSLAAALDKPTGATLVY; via the coding sequence ATGCGCAGACTCTCAATGCTTCTGGTGCCGGGACTGGTCTCGATGGCGCTGGCGGCTGGGCCGATGCTGACCAGCGCCTATGCCGCCGGCAGCGACGAACCCTCGCCGCCACCGAAGTCGGACAGCTCGACCAAGAAGGGGAAGAAGAAGAGCTCGTCCATCAGCCATCCCAAATTCCTGGCGGCCTATCGCACCGCCTACACCGCGATCTATGACCGCCACGACTACACGGGCGCGATCGACCAGCTGAAATCGCTCAAGCGCGACGACGTCGCCGATGTCGCCAATTTGATTGGCTACTCCTATCGCAAGCTCGGCGACTACCAGTCGTCGAAGGCCTATTACGAGCTGGCGCTGAAGGACGATCCAAACCACGTCCGCACCTGGCAGTATTACGGCCTCTGGCAGCTTGAGCAGGGCAACCGCGAACAGGCGCAATATCACCTGAACAAGATCGCCTCGCTCGCCGGCACCGACAGCTCCGAGTACCGCTCGCTCGCCGCTGCGCTCGACAAGCCGACCGGCGCGACGCTGGTCTACTGA
- a CDS encoding helix-turn-helix domain-containing protein, producing the protein MSILPRQSRAARELLGWTQANLAEAATLGLATVKNFESERRETTPANLKAIQRALEEAGVELIPAKGGKGVGVRLKNG; encoded by the coding sequence ATGAGTATTTTGCCCCGCCAGTCCCGTGCGGCCCGCGAGCTTTTGGGCTGGACACAAGCCAATTTGGCCGAAGCGGCGACGCTCGGCTTGGCGACGGTCAAGAATTTCGAGAGCGAGCGGCGAGAGACGACGCCCGCGAACCTGAAGGCTATTCAGCGCGCGCTTGAAGAGGCGGGCGTAGAGCTAATTCCCGCGAAGGGCGGGAAGGGAGTTGGGGTGAGGCTTAAAAATGGATAA
- a CDS encoding DUF2336 domain-containing protein — protein sequence MIVRQFINWIRTASAGERAEATRALARAWLISDLSHDDRLAAEGALLMLLDDPSPLVRQAMAEAFARSMDAPPAIVRALSADQPTVALPVLEHSPLLIDADLVDIVATGNDEVQCAVARRIALPVSVCAAIAEVGCAAAALELIENPHAELAPFSWNRIVERHGHLAAIREAMLMLDELPAATRAALVAKLSETLAQFVVARNWLSADRAERITVEARDRSTMNIAARSRGEDMQGLVHHLRVTGQLTAGLILRALLSSNLDLFDAALAELADVPLARVSALLHDRGGNSLHALLRRAGLPEATFAAFQVALDACHEQGFVDSDDGAARLRRRMVERVLTHCETDRGATEPLMVLLRRFATESAREEARLFCDELVADDAIDPVYDDLIAA from the coding sequence ATGATTGTTCGGCAGTTCATCAATTGGATCAGGACGGCATCCGCCGGTGAGCGGGCCGAGGCGACGCGGGCATTGGCCCGGGCCTGGCTGATCTCAGACCTTTCTCACGACGATCGCCTTGCCGCCGAAGGCGCGCTTCTGATGCTGCTCGACGATCCCTCGCCCCTAGTGCGGCAGGCGATGGCCGAGGCGTTTGCGCGTAGCATGGATGCGCCGCCGGCGATCGTACGGGCGCTGTCGGCGGACCAGCCGACCGTCGCGCTCCCCGTGCTCGAACATTCTCCGCTCCTGATCGACGCCGATCTCGTCGACATCGTCGCGACCGGCAATGACGAGGTGCAATGCGCGGTCGCTCGTCGCATCGCGCTGCCCGTGTCGGTCTGCGCCGCCATCGCCGAGGTCGGCTGTGCGGCTGCGGCGCTGGAGCTCATCGAAAACCCCCACGCCGAGCTCGCCCCGTTCTCCTGGAATCGCATCGTCGAGCGTCACGGCCATCTCGCCGCGATCCGCGAGGCGATGCTGATGCTGGACGAGCTGCCGGCCGCGACGCGCGCGGCGCTGGTGGCCAAGCTGTCGGAGACGCTGGCCCAGTTCGTCGTCGCCCGCAACTGGCTGAGCGCCGACCGCGCCGAGCGTATCACGGTCGAGGCGCGCGACCGCTCAACCATGAACATCGCGGCGCGCTCGCGCGGCGAGGACATGCAGGGGCTGGTGCATCATCTGCGCGTCACCGGCCAGCTGACCGCTGGTCTCATTCTGCGCGCGTTGCTGTCGAGCAATCTCGACCTGTTCGATGCGGCGCTGGCCGAGCTCGCCGATGTGCCGCTGGCGCGCGTCTCGGCGCTGCTGCATGACCGCGGCGGCAATAGCCTGCACGCGTTGCTTCGCCGCGCCGGGTTGCCCGAGGCGACGTTCGCGGCATTCCAGGTTGCGCTGGATGCCTGCCACGAGCAGGGCTTCGTCGACAGCGACGATGGCGCGGCGCGGCTGCGCCGGCGCATGGTCGAGCGCGTGCTGACCCATTGCGAGACCGATCGCGGCGCCACCGAGCCGCTGATGGTCCTGCTCCGTCGCTTCGCCACCGAATCCGCGCGCGAAGAGGCGCGGCTGTTCTGCGACGAGCTGGTTGCCGATGATGCGATCGATCCGGTTTATGACGATCTGATCGCGGCGTGA
- a CDS encoding NAD kinase, with protein sequence MTKSSRYDKIAFVASPSSEAQAAFGQLTGQYGNCDPDEADVVVALGGDGLMLQTLHHHMRTGKPIYGMHRGTVGFLMNEYSTHDLRQRLETAHESEINPLLMRATDVNDRVHLHHAINEVYLFRQTSQAARLRILIDERERMPELIADGIIVATPAGSTAYNLSAQGPILPINAALLALTPISAFRPRRWRGALLPNTAYVVIEVLEDDKRPVAAVADHEEVRRVRRVEVLSDKSISMRMLFDPGHSLEERILREQFGY encoded by the coding sequence ATGACCAAGTCCTCGCGATACGACAAGATTGCCTTCGTCGCCAGCCCGAGCAGCGAGGCCCAGGCCGCTTTCGGCCAGCTCACCGGGCAATATGGCAATTGCGATCCTGACGAGGCCGACGTCGTGGTCGCGCTCGGCGGCGACGGGCTGATGCTCCAGACGCTGCACCACCACATGCGTACCGGAAAGCCGATCTACGGCATGCACCGCGGCACGGTCGGCTTCCTGATGAACGAGTACTCGACGCACGATCTGCGCCAACGGCTCGAGACCGCGCATGAATCCGAGATCAATCCGCTCCTGATGCGCGCGACCGACGTCAATGACCGCGTTCACCTGCACCACGCCATCAACGAGGTCTACCTGTTCCGCCAGACATCCCAGGCGGCCCGCTTGCGGATCCTGATCGACGAGCGCGAGCGCATGCCCGAGCTGATCGCCGACGGCATCATCGTGGCGACGCCGGCCGGCTCGACTGCCTACAACCTCTCCGCCCAAGGTCCGATCCTGCCGATCAACGCCGCCCTGTTGGCCCTGACACCGATCAGCGCCTTCCGGCCGCGGCGCTGGCGCGGCGCCCTGCTGCCCAATACCGCCTATGTCGTGATCGAGGTGCTGGAAGACGACAAGCGCCCGGTGGCGGCGGTCGCCGACCACGAGGAAGTGCGCAGGGTCCGGCGGGTCGAGGTGCTCTCGGACAAGAGCATTTCGATGCGGATGTTGTTCGACCCCGGCCACAGCCTGGAAGAGCGGATCCTGCGCGAGCAGTTCGGCTACTGA
- a CDS encoding outer membrane protein, whose translation MRKILLGAVALLALAGPAAAADMQPRPYTKAPAYTPPQVIYNWTGFYIGGHVGGAFAGDSSFQSSDARFLGGVQGGFDYQFAPNWVVGIEAQYSWLPTNNNGVTFPLGTQVTSNTDQLGSVTGRIGYTWGPTLLYAKGGYAWRNNGLGVNIAGVPQAFTTTGNSKDGYTVGAGLEYMFAPNWSAKAEYQYYNFGSTTFTSGPADIVGVRGREDEHTAKVGVNYRFGWGGPAASRY comes from the coding sequence ATGAGAAAGATTTTGCTCGGCGCAGTCGCTCTGCTGGCGCTGGCCGGACCGGCCGCAGCCGCCGACATGCAGCCGCGCCCTTACACCAAGGCGCCGGCCTATACGCCGCCGCAGGTGATTTACAATTGGACCGGTTTCTACATCGGCGGCCATGTCGGCGGCGCTTTCGCCGGCGACAGCAGCTTCCAGTCGAGCGACGCCCGCTTCCTCGGCGGCGTGCAAGGTGGCTTCGATTATCAGTTCGCACCCAATTGGGTGGTGGGTATCGAGGCTCAGTATTCCTGGCTGCCGACCAACAACAACGGTGTCACCTTCCCGCTGGGCACGCAGGTGACGTCCAACACCGACCAACTGGGCTCCGTGACTGGCCGCATCGGCTACACCTGGGGACCGACGCTGCTCTATGCCAAGGGTGGTTATGCCTGGCGCAATAACGGCCTTGGCGTGAACATCGCAGGCGTGCCTCAGGCCTTCACCACCACCGGCAACAGCAAGGACGGCTACACCGTCGGCGCCGGCCTCGAATACATGTTCGCGCCGAACTGGTCGGCCAAGGCCGAGTACCAGTATTACAATTTTGGCAGCACGACCTTCACCTCGGGTCCGGCGGACATCGTCGGTGTCCGCGGCCGGGAGGACGAGCATACCGCCAAGGTTGGCGTGAACTACCGCTTCGGATGGGGCGGTCCGGCGGCCTCGCGCTACTGA
- a CDS encoding His-rich protein BRANT yields MLKTISAALLAASVIAAPAFAAETGKTTTTAPAIKADQSQTKAATTAVKPEAGIKADAKGSDIKGSDVKADAKVDSKSNAMNANAAAKPDEHKAAGKHRHEDKQVSEKQSQKAQPDVTKPATTEKRN; encoded by the coding sequence ATGTTGAAGACCATTTCCGCAGCCTTGCTCGCAGCCTCCGTGATCGCGGCCCCGGCGTTCGCGGCTGAGACTGGCAAGACCACCACGACCGCACCGGCGATCAAGGCGGACCAGAGCCAGACCAAGGCGGCGACCACTGCGGTCAAGCCCGAGGCCGGCATAAAGGCCGACGCCAAGGGCTCTGACATCAAGGGCTCCGACGTCAAGGCCGATGCCAAGGTCGACAGCAAGTCGAATGCGATGAACGCCAACGCCGCCGCGAAGCCCGACGAGCACAAGGCCGCAGGCAAGCATCGCCATGAGGACAAGCAGGTCTCCGAAAAGCAGTCGCAGAAGGCGCAGCCGGACGTGACCAAGCCGGCAACGACCGAGAAGCGCAACTGA
- a CDS encoding serine hydrolase domain-containing protein has product MDKWLRSAIDYIGSWIEYQQRTLQQPGVIVAFAHRGEVVAEHAFGLADLDTGEKLTPRHRFRIASHSKSFTSAGIMKLREQRKLRLDDPIGQYVGGLNPRVAETTIAQVLSHSAGLTRDGADSGQFIDNRPYLNAEELLAELKLPTAIEPGTRFKYSNHGFALIGLVIEAVTKEPYPVWIKREIIEPTGLRETEPNAPLAKGTPFARGHTRKLPFGERCVIPGDNPAQTMASAAGFVATAGDTARFFAQLAPNAKKSVLMAASRREMTRHHWRIPQSFEVYYGLGVNAGKTDGWDWFGHSGGFQGYISRTCAIPSCELAISILSNSIDGAAPFWMDGAMQILRVFNTRGAPDRRTRDWTGRWWTIWGASDLVPAGNRVLVANPQFNNPFMDAAEIEVTGRDTGKLAWAAGYSSHGEPVRRVRDKRGKVGSIWIAGANVKPERVVSREIAHRYPPRKRRPIPE; this is encoded by the coding sequence ATGGACAAGTGGCTGCGATCCGCGATCGACTACATCGGCTCCTGGATCGAATACCAACAGAGGACGTTGCAGCAGCCGGGCGTCATTGTCGCGTTCGCCCATCGCGGCGAGGTCGTCGCCGAGCATGCGTTCGGCCTCGCCGATCTCGACACGGGCGAGAAGCTCACCCCGCGTCATCGTTTCCGCATCGCCTCGCACTCGAAGAGCTTCACCTCCGCCGGCATCATGAAGCTGCGCGAGCAACGCAAGCTCCGGCTCGACGACCCCATCGGTCAATATGTCGGCGGCCTCAATCCGCGCGTCGCCGAGACGACGATCGCGCAGGTGCTTTCGCACAGCGCGGGATTGACGCGCGACGGCGCCGATTCCGGCCAGTTCATCGACAATCGTCCGTATCTGAACGCGGAGGAGTTGCTCGCGGAATTGAAGCTGCCGACCGCGATCGAGCCCGGCACGCGCTTCAAATATTCCAATCACGGCTTTGCCCTGATCGGCCTCGTGATCGAAGCCGTGACCAAGGAGCCCTACCCGGTCTGGATCAAGCGCGAGATCATCGAGCCGACCGGCTTGCGTGAGACCGAGCCCAATGCACCGCTTGCCAAAGGCACGCCGTTCGCGCGCGGCCATACCCGAAAGCTGCCGTTCGGCGAGCGATGCGTGATCCCCGGCGACAATCCCGCGCAGACCATGGCATCTGCTGCGGGCTTCGTTGCGACCGCCGGAGATACCGCCCGCTTCTTCGCGCAGCTTGCGCCCAATGCGAAGAAGAGCGTGCTCATGGCCGCGAGCCGCCGCGAGATGACGCGCCACCATTGGCGCATCCCGCAGAGCTTCGAGGTCTATTACGGCCTCGGCGTCAATGCCGGCAAGACCGACGGCTGGGACTGGTTCGGCCATAGCGGCGGATTCCAGGGCTATATTTCCCGGACCTGCGCCATACCTTCTTGCGAGCTTGCGATCAGCATCCTCAGCAACTCCATCGACGGCGCGGCACCGTTCTGGATGGACGGCGCGATGCAGATCCTGCGCGTCTTCAACACCCGCGGCGCGCCGGACCGGCGCACGCGCGACTGGACCGGCCGCTGGTGGACGATCTGGGGGGCCAGCGATCTCGTGCCTGCGGGCAACCGCGTGCTCGTCGCCAACCCGCAATTCAACAACCCCTTCATGGATGCCGCCGAGATCGAGGTCACTGGCCGCGACACCGGCAAGCTCGCCTGGGCTGCCGGCTATTCCAGCCACGGCGAGCCCGTCCGCCGCGTGCGCGACAAGCGCGGCAAGGTCGGTAGCATCTGGATCGCAGGTGCCAATGTGAAGCCGGAGCGTGTCGTGTCGCGCGAGATCGCGCACCGGTACCCGCCGCGCAAGCGGCGGCCTATTCCCGAATGA
- a CDS encoding recombinase family protein, which yields MTTRTKNARKVAIYARYSSDLQNDRSIEQQFDICRTYAAKMGWVVVEQFEDRAKSGASVFGRSSFIKMVEAAGLAKFDIVLAEDLDRLSRSQRDTAELYEDLTFKGLEIYTCTDGRINEMHVGIKGVMNKLYLTNLANKVHRGQKDVLNDGRNPGGDIYGYRVRKGEAGILDIDPDTSRIVKRIFEEYAAGASPRKIAAGLNRDGIPSPRGGVWNASTINGNIARGQGILLNERYAGVVVWNKRKNYKNPKTGKLVRRDNPPSEWIYKEVPHLRIIDEELFEAVKQRRTSAGTPNSRRAPRSNRLLSGLLRCGACGSGMTLDGHDRSGPRIRCSRHRESGSCANGTKYYVETIERLVVDRLNDSIDNPQRMGEYVEAYIAERRALSAAAAKNKDKLSSRLVACRKEMDRLIDAVKTGILEAHEVAAKLTTNREEAARLETEIAAADETITKIDLHPASVARFKRHLEEASTISSGEVSDTVRGSIRALIETVAVLPRQRGEPYRVQVAGRISGLIGEPDCRLNSVIPSAGTSFTREFASSAHRYFERNHLASGN from the coding sequence ATGACAACACGCACTAAGAACGCGCGCAAAGTCGCAATATACGCCCGATATTCATCTGACCTCCAAAATGATCGATCCATTGAGCAGCAATTTGATATCTGCCGGACCTACGCCGCCAAAATGGGTTGGGTAGTGGTTGAGCAATTCGAGGACCGCGCAAAGTCTGGCGCGTCGGTCTTTGGCCGCTCAAGCTTCATCAAAATGGTTGAAGCCGCCGGACTCGCCAAATTCGACATCGTTTTGGCAGAAGATTTGGACCGGCTTTCTCGAAGCCAGCGCGATACCGCTGAACTTTATGAAGACCTAACATTCAAAGGGCTTGAAATTTACACCTGCACCGACGGCCGCATCAACGAAATGCACGTCGGCATCAAAGGCGTGATGAATAAGCTATATCTCACGAACCTTGCCAACAAGGTGCATCGGGGACAAAAGGACGTACTGAACGACGGTCGAAATCCAGGCGGCGACATTTATGGATATAGGGTCAGGAAGGGTGAAGCCGGTATACTTGATATCGACCCTGACACTTCTAGGATCGTGAAACGAATTTTCGAAGAGTACGCGGCTGGCGCTTCACCAAGAAAAATTGCCGCTGGCCTAAACCGGGATGGCATCCCTTCGCCTCGCGGAGGCGTTTGGAACGCCTCAACGATAAATGGCAACATAGCAAGAGGCCAAGGCATCCTTCTAAATGAACGATACGCCGGTGTTGTCGTTTGGAACAAGCGAAAAAACTATAAGAACCCCAAAACCGGCAAGTTAGTGCGCCGCGACAATCCTCCATCCGAGTGGATTTATAAGGAGGTGCCGCATCTGCGCATCATAGACGAAGAACTGTTTGAAGCAGTCAAGCAGAGGCGAACTAGCGCGGGAACGCCGAACTCTCGCCGAGCACCAAGATCAAACCGTCTTCTTTCCGGCCTTCTGCGTTGCGGTGCCTGCGGTTCTGGCATGACCTTAGATGGACACGATAGAAGCGGCCCTCGCATACGATGTAGCCGACACAGGGAAAGTGGTAGCTGCGCTAATGGGACAAAGTACTACGTGGAGACAATCGAGCGATTGGTTGTTGATCGCTTGAATGACAGCATAGATAATCCACAGCGAATGGGTGAATACGTCGAAGCTTACATCGCTGAGAGACGAGCGCTGTCCGCTGCTGCCGCAAAGAACAAGGACAAGCTGTCGTCGCGTTTGGTCGCTTGCAGGAAGGAAATGGACCGGCTGATTGACGCCGTAAAGACCGGAATTTTGGAAGCTCATGAAGTGGCGGCAAAGTTAACGACCAACCGTGAAGAAGCAGCACGATTGGAAACAGAAATCGCAGCCGCAGACGAGACCATAACGAAAATCGATCTACACCCCGCTTCAGTCGCCCGCTTCAAACGGCACCTCGAAGAAGCATCAACGATAAGCTCAGGAGAGGTAAGCGATACAGTTCGGGGTAGCATTCGCGCTTTGATCGAAACCGTTGCGGTACTTCCGCGCCAACGTGGGGAACCTTACAGAGTCCAAGTCGCAGGCCGCATAAGCGGCCTCATCGGAGAACCGGATTGTCGGCTAAACAGTGTGATCCCCTCAGCCGGCACCAGCTTTACGCGCGAGTTCGCGTCTTCAGCGCATCGCTATTTCGAGCGCAATCATCTCGCATCCGGCAACTGA
- a CDS encoding S10 family peptidase, protein MATNLPMLCRATLVLAVSALMFSGFAHADDPQPRAETTAPTGQKGGRGSAAQSSSSTAELHRLPPDSTTKQTLDLPGRTLNFAATAGSIRVFDGKGEPLADIAYTSYALDGADRATRPVTFLFNGGPGASSAWLQFGAAGPWRLPFDGDSLSPSASPEVKPNAETWLDFTDLVFIDPVSTGYSRFVASGEDARKSFYSVDGDANAIALVIRRWLEKHDRLVSPKYVAGESYGGIRGPKVVRQLQLQHGVGVRGLILVSPLFDFREFTGTSLLQYVATLPSYVGVAREAKGPVKRADLADVEAYARGEFLADLVKGEADKEATNRLADKVAELTGIDQAVSRRLAGRFDVGEFRREFDRKNGKVTGRYDGSVRGFDPYPDSSSSRFGDPSGDALQAPLTSAAVDVLTRKLNWRPDGSYEVLNGSVESHWDFGRGINPPQSVSELRQILATDAKLSVLVTHGLFDLATPYFGSKRVLDQLPAFATQRVKFVVYPGGHMFYSRDGSRQALRNEVETLIRE, encoded by the coding sequence ATGGCCACCAATCTGCCGATGCTCTGCCGCGCGACCCTGGTGCTGGCGGTGTCGGCCTTGATGTTCTCAGGATTTGCGCACGCGGACGATCCGCAGCCGCGCGCCGAGACGACGGCGCCGACCGGACAGAAAGGCGGACGCGGCAGCGCAGCGCAAAGTTCATCCTCGACCGCCGAGCTGCACCGTCTGCCGCCGGATTCCACCACGAAGCAGACGCTTGATCTGCCCGGCCGCACCCTCAATTTCGCCGCCACTGCGGGCTCGATCCGCGTGTTCGACGGCAAGGGCGAACCGCTCGCCGACATCGCTTACACATCCTACGCGCTCGATGGGGCCGACCGCGCCACGCGCCCGGTGACGTTCCTGTTCAACGGCGGGCCGGGCGCGTCCTCGGCCTGGCTCCAGTTCGGCGCCGCGGGACCCTGGCGGCTGCCGTTCGATGGCGACTCGTTGTCTCCATCGGCCTCGCCCGAGGTGAAGCCGAACGCCGAGACCTGGCTCGACTTCACTGACCTCGTCTTCATCGATCCGGTCAGCACCGGCTATAGCCGGTTCGTCGCCAGCGGCGAGGACGCGCGCAAATCGTTCTATTCGGTCGATGGCGACGCCAATGCGATCGCGCTCGTGATCCGGCGTTGGCTCGAGAAGCACGATCGGCTGGTCTCGCCCAAATACGTCGCGGGCGAGAGCTATGGCGGCATTCGCGGACCGAAGGTCGTACGCCAGTTGCAGCTCCAGCACGGTGTGGGCGTCAGGGGATTGATCCTGGTCTCACCCCTGTTCGACTTCCGCGAGTTCACCGGCACGAGCCTCCTCCAATATGTCGCGACGCTGCCGAGCTATGTCGGGGTGGCGCGCGAGGCCAAGGGTCCGGTCAAGCGCGCCGATCTCGCCGATGTCGAGGCTTACGCGCGCGGTGAATTTCTGGCCGACCTCGTCAAGGGCGAGGCGGACAAGGAGGCGACCAATCGCCTCGCCGACAAGGTCGCCGAGCTCACCGGGATCGACCAGGCCGTGAGCCGCCGGCTCGCCGGCCGTTTCGACGTGGGCGAATTCCGCCGCGAATTCGATCGCAAGAACGGCAAGGTGACGGGACGTTACGATGGTTCCGTGCGCGGCTTCGATCCCTATCCGGATTCCAGCAGCTCACGCTTCGGCGATCCTTCCGGCGATGCGCTCCAGGCGCCGCTGACGAGCGCGGCGGTCGATGTGCTCACGCGTAAGCTCAACTGGCGGCCGGACGGCTCGTATGAAGTGCTGAACGGCTCCGTGGAAAGCCATTGGGATTTCGGCCGCGGCATCAACCCGCCGCAATCGGTGTCCGAGCTGCGCCAGATTCTCGCCACCGATGCGAAGCTGAGCGTGCTGGTCACGCACGGCCTGTTCGATCTCGCCACGCCTTATTTCGGATCGAAGCGGGTGCTGGACCAGCTGCCCGCCTTTGCGACCCAGCGCGTGAAATTCGTGGTCTATCCCGGCGGCCACATGTTCTATTCGCGCGACGGCTCACGGCAGGCGCTCCGGAACGAGGTAGAAACTCTCATTCGGGAATAG
- a CDS encoding Hpt domain-containing protein: MAKNSAKDIEVKAFATHHVITQPNPLRKVLRRVEGKDMDDPVARAEQALAGLSGEFKDWMTIEVQRLSAAWAAVQQDGFGKTLRDELFHAAHDIKGDAATFGFPSAAGIAESLCRVIEHAPDLSKVPAELFTHHINAILAIVHENTRLDSISVSAELSRRLRKVADEYLAHVNRDRPEHLEVILAPSIAPAE, from the coding sequence ATGGCGAAGAACAGCGCAAAGGACATCGAGGTCAAGGCCTTCGCCACGCATCACGTCATCACGCAGCCCAATCCGCTGCGCAAGGTCCTGCGCCGGGTCGAGGGAAAGGACATGGACGATCCGGTCGCCCGCGCCGAGCAGGCGCTGGCGGGCCTGTCCGGCGAGTTCAAGGACTGGATGACGATCGAGGTCCAGAGACTATCGGCTGCCTGGGCTGCCGTGCAGCAGGACGGCTTCGGCAAGACGCTGCGCGACGAGCTGTTTCACGCCGCGCACGACATCAAGGGCGATGCGGCGACGTTCGGCTTCCCGTCGGCAGCGGGAATCGCCGAGAGCCTTTGCCGCGTCATCGAGCATGCGCCTGACCTTTCGAAAGTGCCGGCCGAGCTGTTCACGCACCACATCAACGCGATCCTCGCCATCGTGCACGAGAACACCAGGCTCGACAGTATCAGCGTCTCCGCCGAGCTCAGCCGGCGCCTGCGCAAGGTCGCCGACGAATATCTCGCCCACGTCAACCGCGACCGCCCCGAGCACCTCGAGGTGATCCTGGCGCCGAGCATCGCCCCGGCGGAATAG
- a CDS encoding DUF6719 family protein — MRILVSAVIFSCSLCLPCSAQTILKSEPLMLAPYEVAFVKDASCPSGKVMKVTGAIRGLHRRKACVPMPGEQASLVAATP, encoded by the coding sequence ATGCGTATTTTGGTGTCGGCAGTGATATTTTCGTGCTCCCTCTGCTTGCCGTGCTCTGCACAGACAATCCTCAAATCCGAGCCGCTGATGCTGGCGCCCTATGAGGTGGCCTTCGTCAAGGACGCCTCCTGTCCCTCGGGCAAAGTGATGAAGGTCACCGGGGCGATCCGCGGGCTGCATCGCCGCAAGGCCTGCGTGCCGATGCCGGGGGAGCAGGCCTCGCTCGTGGCCGCCACGCCCTGA
- a CDS encoding class I SAM-dependent methyltransferase: MITHRPPVLAHERFLADRENFAGLDLAARFERIERTNLWGASTSVSGLGSEDPATAAIREALPPLLQRLGARSLLDAPCGDAGWIGRMKLDVDYTGIDIVPSLIEANNQRASRDQLSGRFLVADITRDALPRADVILCRDCLVHLSFANIARALAQFRRSGARFLLVTTFPEWQDNRDCEDGDWRALNMAKAPFDWPAPLALINERCEEGGGGWRDKSLGLWQLDQLPDAR; encoded by the coding sequence ATGATCACCCATCGTCCTCCCGTGCTCGCCCACGAGCGTTTCCTCGCCGACCGCGAGAATTTCGCGGGCCTCGATCTCGCCGCCCGTTTTGAGCGGATCGAGCGGACCAATCTTTGGGGTGCTTCGACGTCGGTCTCCGGCCTCGGTTCGGAAGATCCGGCGACCGCCGCGATCCGGGAAGCGCTTCCACCGCTGCTACAACGACTCGGCGCGCGCTCGCTGCTCGATGCGCCCTGCGGTGATGCCGGCTGGATCGGCCGCATGAAGCTCGATGTCGATTACACCGGCATCGACATCGTGCCGTCGCTGATCGAAGCGAACAACCAGCGCGCGTCGCGCGACCAACTGTCCGGCCGGTTTCTCGTGGCCGACATCACGCGCGATGCGCTGCCGCGTGCCGACGTCATTCTCTGCCGGGACTGTCTGGTGCATCTGAGCTTTGCCAATATCGCTCGCGCGCTTGCGCAATTCCGGAGGAGCGGCGCGCGCTTCCTGCTGGTGACCACCTTTCCCGAATGGCAGGACAATCGGGATTGCGAGGACGGCGATTGGCGTGCGCTGAACATGGCGAAGGCGCCATTCGACTGGCCGGCGCCGCTCGCGCTGATCAACGAGCGTTGCGAGGAGGGTGGCGGCGGCTGGCGCGACAAGAGCTTGGGGCTGTGGCAGCTGGATCAGTTGCCGGATGCGAGATGA